A stretch of the Amycolatopsis sp. BJA-103 genome encodes the following:
- a CDS encoding NUDIX domain-containing protein has translation MKDWTFCPRCGERTRLAGHGQETRAECPACGFTKYDNPLPTTVGLILDGDRILLLRREHEPEKGSWDTVGGFLSGAESAEQNLVREGLEEIGCELVNLRFAGSYPSVYGDTGWRTIGLAFTCELPPDAEIVLSEENSEYAWFPLTDRPPLAFTDCEAAVSALTSRTDSA, from the coding sequence GTGAAGGACTGGACGTTCTGCCCTCGCTGCGGCGAGCGGACGCGGCTCGCCGGGCACGGCCAGGAAACCCGCGCTGAATGCCCCGCCTGCGGCTTCACCAAGTACGACAACCCGCTGCCGACCACGGTCGGCCTCATCCTCGACGGCGACCGGATCCTGTTGCTGCGCCGGGAACACGAGCCCGAAAAGGGCAGCTGGGACACCGTCGGCGGCTTCCTCTCCGGCGCCGAGAGCGCCGAACAGAACCTGGTCCGCGAAGGACTCGAAGAAATCGGCTGCGAACTCGTGAACCTCCGGTTCGCCGGGTCGTACCCGTCGGTCTACGGCGACACCGGATGGCGGACCATCGGGCTCGCCTTCACCTGCGAACTCCCGCCGGACGCGGAAATTGTCTTGTCGGAAGAGAACTCCGAGTACGCCTGGTTCCCGCTGACCGACCGCCCGCCGCTCGCCTTCACCGACTGCGAGGCCGCGGTTTCGGCGCTCACCAGCCGAACAGATTCCGCATGA
- a CDS encoding PPOX class F420-dependent oxidoreductase — protein sequence MREMSRDEWWDFASRGTRTGMLGLVRANGAPIVTPVWFLLNEGPDGDELIFTTGTDTLKGKALRRDPRLSLAVDDQKPPYSYVQFTAEAVLHHDYDEMLEWATRLGGRYMGEDQAEAYGKRNAVPEESLVRAKIVKVIARADIAG from the coding sequence ATGCGTGAAATGAGCCGGGACGAATGGTGGGACTTCGCGAGCCGGGGCACCCGCACGGGCATGCTCGGCCTGGTCCGCGCCAACGGGGCGCCGATCGTGACGCCCGTGTGGTTCCTGCTGAACGAGGGACCCGACGGGGACGAACTGATCTTCACCACCGGCACGGACACCCTCAAGGGGAAGGCGCTGCGGCGCGACCCGCGGCTCTCGCTCGCCGTCGACGATCAGAAGCCGCCGTACTCGTATGTGCAGTTCACCGCCGAGGCGGTCTTGCACCACGACTACGACGAGATGCTCGAATGGGCGACCAGGCTCGGTGGCCGGTACATGGGCGAGGACCAGGCCGAGGCCTACGGCAAGCGCAACGCGGTGCCCGAAGAGTCCTTGGTACGGGCCAAAATCGTGAAGGTGATCGCGCGGGCGGACATCGCCGGCTGA
- a CDS encoding type II toxin-antitoxin system Phd/YefM family antitoxin, with the protein MSVQHEISQRDLRNRSGEIMDAVEHGETFTVTRSGSPIAQLVPLCRRHAVSREQFATGSANAPLIDPDRFRADLDDAFEGEADDPYGR; encoded by the coding sequence ATGAGCGTTCAGCACGAGATCTCCCAGCGTGATCTCCGGAACCGGTCCGGCGAGATCATGGACGCGGTCGAGCACGGTGAAACCTTCACCGTGACCCGCAGCGGCTCGCCCATCGCCCAGCTGGTTCCGCTCTGTCGCCGGCACGCCGTTTCCCGTGAGCAGTTCGCCACCGGCTCGGCGAACGCTCCACTCATCGACCCGGACAGGTTCCGCGCGGACCTCGACGACGCTTTCGAAGGTGAGGCGGACGATCCCTATGGCCGCTGA
- a CDS encoding peptidase inhibitor family I36 protein — MSTSGNDAVVTAKVFGARLREVRGKLTQECVAKRSVLGQDALTRQRVSNIENGLVPTTGQLRCYLRGCGKPELFEDFERIRNEVAASPPDGSPARPWRRRAIRVGSAVAAVLAAASVVLVLSTDRSSPVPAAVVAPECAEGFLCFWPEPGYRGAKVQLPPDWAGDGRQCVPLPFPARSMANRSAERHWGYAGRDCAGGDRTILQHRGGTEPSILIQSYIHT; from the coding sequence ATGTCCACATCGGGGAATGACGCCGTCGTCACGGCGAAGGTCTTCGGCGCACGACTGCGCGAGGTCCGCGGAAAACTCACTCAGGAATGCGTCGCCAAACGGTCGGTGCTCGGCCAGGACGCGCTGACCCGGCAACGGGTGTCCAACATCGAGAACGGCCTGGTGCCGACCACCGGGCAACTGCGCTGCTATCTGCGGGGGTGCGGGAAGCCCGAGCTGTTCGAGGACTTCGAACGGATCCGAAACGAGGTGGCGGCGAGCCCGCCGGACGGATCGCCTGCCCGGCCATGGCGAAGACGCGCGATCCGGGTGGGCTCGGCGGTGGCCGCCGTGCTCGCCGCCGCGTCCGTCGTGCTCGTGCTGTCCACGGACCGCTCCAGCCCGGTTCCGGCGGCCGTCGTCGCTCCGGAGTGCGCGGAGGGCTTCCTCTGTTTCTGGCCGGAACCCGGCTACCGCGGGGCCAAGGTGCAGCTTCCGCCCGACTGGGCCGGGGACGGCCGCCAGTGCGTCCCGCTGCCCTTCCCCGCGAGGTCGATGGCGAACCGCAGCGCGGAACGGCACTGGGGCTACGCCGGGCGGGACTGCGCCGGTGGCGACCGCACGATTCTGCAGCATCGCGGGGGCACCGAGCCCTCGATCCTGATCCAGTCCTACATCCACACCTGA
- a CDS encoding FHA domain-containing protein: MGERRSLVVASQCDSLNLLSFLPDVGREVSAALRDPGIGGCVPALADGRGLLVDPTMVELDDALVEAFERASEDEATLFLSLVGHGEYADDDFYFLTKETSLPVDSRKSFLFAQRIKELLGRYSTLDGLVILLDTCHAGIGAIQAGRRWLRIVGEAGRRFDLLTASDDRVAANGCFSRSLVTVLRSGHTSFGEHVRCADLKRVITGLCPAQTAVHLGFDGTREVIGADQGLWLALNSSPAWRRSPLAGNPAAPDIERLTADYRQNPKLGETVGHLLTGARLVTIAGGAGAGKSAMLAALARPSVAGSYVPPDFLHAVLFAARGQTAERIARELARQLEHTVPWFAESREKFLNGLDDNTRSGASAFDLAILGPLKTITPQWTASPVRIAVDGLDDLDPDVASRLTGLLRSLSTDPELPWVKTVVATRTPEDLPAATVVRLIPLPAPHPVIRPPDRPEPRPAREIPAQRGGDSPTSPRLTPATLIADVPGKAPVHHELSYGFTTLGRSRRATLHLGDSRVSRMHCEIRWDGTTAWLTDLDSANGTFVNKRRVLNAELAHRDVVRLGDSTVTFISVGQEEQWPEADEDTGSLPAPRPERAVLLDLLCLAADRGPIPISILTKASAESGGPARAVHVRDVLAGLGTEVRRTQAGLPAETVLWTGPLPDVTPRLHARLAGATADVEPAAGDEEPTLEQAYAATNEAEFLWLAGLHEDALTSLERRVSGIPVENRESWAAWARRAERELGETHRITLRCKARHATWTGKAGDLTGALARFEDLLPVAVEAMGAGDEDVLSLRNNVGHLLGELGRPEDSRTTFETLVQDATGALGPSHRETIHAGHLLAVATGKTGDGAEALRLSRELLPRAKNALGDDVIVMHVRHNIAFWSALTEDAPEAVLEYGQLLAEARERLGDRHPDVLDLRFGQALVRAKAGQITEALSEWALLLDDSLEVRGERHPATEKIREQLAHWRPREP, encoded by the coding sequence GTGGGAGAGCGGAGATCGTTGGTCGTCGCGTCGCAATGCGATTCGCTGAACCTTCTTTCGTTCCTCCCCGACGTCGGACGCGAGGTCTCGGCGGCGTTGCGGGATCCCGGGATCGGCGGTTGTGTCCCCGCGCTCGCGGACGGCCGCGGCCTGCTCGTCGACCCGACGATGGTCGAACTCGACGACGCACTGGTCGAGGCGTTCGAACGCGCGTCGGAGGACGAGGCGACGCTTTTCCTGTCGCTCGTCGGGCACGGCGAATACGCCGACGACGACTTCTACTTCCTCACCAAGGAAACCAGCCTGCCGGTGGACAGCCGGAAGTCGTTCCTGTTCGCCCAGCGGATCAAGGAACTGCTCGGCCGCTACTCCACGCTCGACGGCCTGGTCATCCTCCTCGACACGTGTCACGCGGGCATCGGCGCGATCCAGGCGGGCAGGCGATGGCTGCGGATCGTCGGCGAAGCGGGCAGGCGGTTCGACCTGCTCACCGCGTCCGACGATCGCGTGGCGGCCAACGGCTGCTTCAGCCGCTCGCTGGTCACCGTGCTGCGCTCGGGGCACACGAGTTTCGGCGAGCACGTCCGCTGCGCGGATCTCAAGCGGGTCATCACCGGCCTGTGCCCGGCGCAGACCGCCGTCCACCTCGGATTCGACGGCACCCGCGAGGTGATCGGCGCCGATCAGGGACTGTGGCTCGCGCTCAACTCCTCCCCCGCGTGGCGCCGTTCGCCGCTGGCGGGCAATCCCGCGGCTCCCGACATCGAACGGCTGACCGCGGACTACCGGCAGAATCCGAAACTCGGGGAGACCGTCGGGCATCTGCTCACCGGAGCCCGCCTGGTCACGATCGCCGGGGGCGCCGGTGCGGGGAAGTCGGCCATGCTGGCCGCGCTCGCCCGGCCGTCCGTGGCCGGATCCTATGTGCCGCCGGACTTCCTGCACGCCGTCCTGTTCGCCGCCCGCGGGCAGACCGCGGAACGGATCGCGCGGGAACTGGCCCGCCAGCTCGAGCACACGGTCCCGTGGTTCGCCGAGTCCCGTGAGAAATTCCTGAACGGCCTCGACGACAACACGCGAAGCGGCGCAAGCGCTTTCGATCTGGCGATCCTCGGCCCGCTGAAGACGATCACTCCACAGTGGACCGCCAGCCCGGTGCGGATCGCGGTGGACGGCCTGGACGATCTCGACCCCGACGTCGCCTCGCGCCTGACCGGCCTCCTGCGGAGCCTGTCCACCGATCCGGAGTTGCCGTGGGTCAAGACGGTGGTGGCGACGCGGACCCCGGAGGACCTTCCGGCCGCGACCGTGGTCCGCCTGATCCCCTTGCCCGCCCCGCATCCGGTGATCCGGCCGCCGGACCGGCCCGAACCGAGACCGGCACGCGAGATCCCCGCCCAGCGGGGAGGCGACTCGCCGACTTCGCCGAGACTCACCCCCGCGACGCTGATCGCCGACGTCCCCGGCAAGGCTCCCGTCCACCACGAACTCTCCTACGGGTTCACGACACTCGGCCGCAGCCGTCGCGCCACGCTGCACCTCGGCGACTCGCGCGTTTCCCGGATGCACTGCGAGATCCGCTGGGACGGCACGACCGCGTGGCTGACCGACCTCGATTCCGCCAACGGCACGTTCGTCAACAAGCGGCGGGTCCTGAACGCCGAGCTGGCGCACCGCGACGTGGTCCGGCTCGGCGACTCGACGGTCACCTTCATCAGCGTCGGCCAGGAGGAGCAGTGGCCGGAGGCCGATGAGGACACCGGCTCGCTGCCCGCACCCAGGCCGGAGCGGGCGGTCCTGCTGGACCTGCTGTGCCTCGCGGCCGACCGCGGCCCGATCCCGATCTCGATCCTGACCAAGGCGAGCGCCGAGAGCGGCGGCCCGGCCAGGGCGGTGCACGTCCGCGACGTCCTCGCCGGTCTCGGCACCGAGGTCCGCCGCACGCAGGCCGGTCTGCCGGCCGAGACCGTCCTGTGGACCGGTCCCCTGCCCGACGTGACGCCCCGTCTGCATGCCCGGCTGGCGGGCGCGACCGCGGACGTGGAACCGGCGGCCGGGGACGAGGAGCCGACGTTGGAACAGGCGTATGCGGCCACCAACGAAGCCGAGTTCCTGTGGCTCGCCGGGCTGCACGAGGACGCGCTCACCTCGCTGGAGCGGCGGGTGTCCGGGATCCCGGTGGAGAACCGGGAGAGCTGGGCGGCGTGGGCTCGGCGGGCGGAACGGGAACTCGGGGAGACGCACCGGATCACCTTGCGGTGCAAGGCACGGCACGCGACCTGGACGGGCAAGGCGGGTGACCTGACAGGGGCGCTCGCGCGGTTCGAGGACCTGTTGCCCGTCGCCGTCGAAGCGATGGGCGCGGGCGACGAAGACGTACTGAGCCTCCGCAACAACGTCGGTCATCTGCTGGGCGAGCTAGGCCGCCCGGAGGATTCGCGCACCACTTTCGAGACCTTGGTCCAGGACGCGACAGGCGCGCTGGGCCCGAGTCACCGGGAGACGATCCATGCCGGGCATCTCCTCGCCGTGGCGACCGGCAAGACCGGCGATGGCGCGGAAGCTCTGCGCTTGAGCCGGGAACTGTTGCCACGGGCGAAGAACGCGTTGGGCGATGACGTGATCGTGATGCACGTCCGGCACAACATCGCCTTCTGGAGCGCACTGACCGAGGACGCGCCTGAAGCGGTGCTGGAGTACGGACAGCTGCTGGCCGAAGCGCGGGAACGGCTGGGCGACCGGCATCCCGACGTCCTCGACCTCCGATTCGGCCAGGCGCTGGTTCGCGCCAAAGCCGGTCAGATCACCGAAGCGCTCTCGGAGTGGGCGTTGCTCCTCGACGACTCACTCGAGGTCCGGGGCGAACGGCATCCGGCGACGGAGAAAATCCGGGAACAGCTCGCTCACTGGCGCCCACGAGAGCCTTGA
- a CDS encoding RICIN domain-containing protein — MRNLKRFLVSMTVLAGFSALFSAPAAQADERVDLGQLSLRPANVRGAGFSAQQQAYLLGPASDESRCLDADLGTINGNGTKIQLWTCIINPDNTIPANQAWYITQIPEGHYRFQNVHNGRYLDADLGSINRNGTKIQLWDYMAGGSNQWFTVTENPEGFLRLQNVRSGRYLDSDLGTAGRDGGVVQLWDYVAGAKNQWWF; from the coding sequence ATGCGTAACCTGAAGCGATTCCTCGTGTCCATGACCGTCCTCGCCGGATTCTCGGCGCTGTTCAGCGCGCCCGCCGCCCAGGCGGACGAGCGCGTCGATCTCGGTCAGCTGTCGCTGCGTCCCGCGAACGTCCGCGGTGCCGGTTTCAGCGCGCAGCAGCAGGCGTACCTGCTCGGCCCGGCTTCCGACGAGAGCCGCTGCCTGGACGCGGATCTGGGCACCATCAACGGCAACGGCACCAAGATCCAGCTCTGGACCTGCATCATCAACCCGGACAACACCATTCCGGCCAACCAGGCGTGGTACATCACCCAGATCCCGGAGGGGCACTACCGCTTCCAGAACGTCCACAACGGACGCTACCTGGACGCCGACCTCGGCTCGATCAACCGCAACGGCACCAAGATCCAGCTCTGGGACTACATGGCGGGCGGCTCGAACCAGTGGTTCACCGTGACCGAGAACCCCGAGGGCTTCCTGCGCCTGCAGAACGTGCGCAGCGGCCGCTACCTCGACTCCGATCTCGGCACGGCGGGCCGTGACGGCGGCGTCGTGCAGCTGTGGGACTACGTCGCGGGTGCCAAGAACCAGTGGTGGTTCTGA
- a CDS encoding PQQ-dependent sugar dehydrogenase: MTFAVLPALPAGAAPTEHESELATVSQGAVEANHAGYSGTGFVNFDNVAGSYVEYTVNAAQAGTQTLTFRYANGTTVDRPVSLSVNGTSSGTLSFPGTGAWTTWKTVTKDVTLAAGANKIRTTSTTANGGPNADKLTASGVLDAEAPTPPKNLAAKDVKARSATFTWEAATDNVGVVRYDVMRGGNVLKTVDGNTLTTTVDNLQPNTAYDISVGAFDAAGNPSQQSNVVQFTTPSSGDTTPPTAPGNLRSTSVTANSVSLAWNASSDNSGTIAGYDVYQGTTKVATTPSLEATITGLTANTSYTFTVKARDLDGNASGASNALTAKTSGNAGGGIPEYDKDITKADLAWSVDFLPDGTALATERDRFEILRITPSGQKTTVGKVPGAVGTNGEGGLLGIAISPNYATDHAIYLYHTASGDNRIVKMTYDNGTLSSTSTPVLTGIAKNRYHNGGRIRFGPDGKLYVTAGDGQNKDTAQNKGSLNGKILRVNPDGSAPGDNPFFSTGGNARYVWSFGHRNPQGLAWDSRGQLWASEFGDGKLDELNLIQKGGNFGWPQCEGTDGSCGGTVAPKKTWPTSSGGPSGIEIVNDWVYVAAVTSEQLFATHINAAGTGVGPVQSLFSGRWGRLRSVTKTPDGGLWVTSTNADKNGGTPSGIDNVVVRLKFPGSSQPGAFKLASSAFADNASIPAKYTCAGDGTAGQDTSPPLAWGAGTTGAKGYAVVFADVASNGNKLHWAIWDVPASATSLPEGLGSGFAVPNQNGAKQKAMGSGANAQKYFGPCPGGSSHPYTFTLYALNTATVPGLTSSSTMAQIETAIKNASTANVKLRGNSNAAS; the protein is encoded by the coding sequence ATGACCTTCGCCGTCCTGCCGGCTCTGCCCGCCGGCGCGGCACCGACCGAGCACGAATCCGAACTCGCGACCGTCTCCCAAGGCGCCGTCGAAGCGAACCACGCGGGCTATTCCGGCACCGGGTTCGTGAACTTCGACAATGTCGCCGGCAGCTATGTCGAGTACACGGTGAACGCCGCGCAGGCCGGAACCCAGACGCTGACTTTCCGCTACGCCAACGGAACCACGGTCGACAGGCCGGTCTCGCTGAGTGTCAACGGCACCTCCTCCGGAACGCTTTCCTTCCCCGGCACCGGCGCGTGGACCACCTGGAAAACCGTCACCAAGGACGTCACGCTGGCCGCCGGGGCCAACAAGATCCGCACCACCTCGACGACCGCCAACGGCGGGCCCAACGCGGACAAGCTCACCGCGAGCGGAGTGCTCGACGCGGAAGCGCCGACCCCGCCGAAGAACCTGGCCGCCAAGGACGTCAAGGCCCGCAGCGCCACCTTCACCTGGGAAGCCGCGACCGACAACGTCGGCGTGGTCCGCTACGACGTCATGCGCGGCGGCAACGTCCTCAAGACCGTCGACGGGAACACGCTCACCACGACCGTCGACAACCTGCAGCCGAACACGGCCTACGACATCTCGGTCGGCGCCTTCGACGCGGCCGGGAACCCTTCGCAGCAAAGCAATGTCGTGCAGTTCACGACACCGTCCAGCGGGGACACCACACCGCCCACCGCGCCGGGCAACCTGCGCTCGACGTCGGTGACCGCGAACAGTGTCTCCTTGGCGTGGAACGCTTCCAGCGACAACAGCGGCACGATCGCGGGCTACGACGTCTATCAGGGCACGACGAAGGTCGCGACGACACCTTCGCTCGAAGCGACGATCACCGGGCTGACGGCGAACACGTCGTACACGTTCACGGTGAAGGCGCGTGACCTCGACGGCAACGCCTCCGGCGCGAGTAACGCGCTGACCGCGAAGACGAGCGGGAACGCGGGCGGCGGGATTCCCGAGTACGACAAGGACATCACGAAGGCCGACCTCGCCTGGTCCGTCGACTTCCTGCCGGACGGTACGGCGCTGGCGACCGAACGGGACCGGTTCGAGATCCTGCGGATCACCCCGTCGGGCCAGAAGACCACGGTGGGCAAGGTTCCCGGCGCTGTCGGCACCAACGGCGAGGGCGGGCTGCTCGGCATCGCGATCTCGCCGAACTACGCCACCGATCACGCGATCTACCTCTACCACACGGCTTCCGGCGACAACCGGATCGTGAAGATGACCTACGACAACGGGACGCTGTCCTCGACGTCGACGCCGGTGCTCACCGGGATCGCGAAGAACCGTTACCACAACGGCGGACGGATCCGCTTCGGCCCGGACGGCAAGCTCTACGTCACCGCGGGCGACGGGCAGAACAAGGACACCGCGCAGAACAAGGGTTCGCTCAACGGGAAGATCCTGCGGGTCAACCCCGACGGTTCGGCGCCGGGCGACAACCCGTTCTTCTCCACCGGCGGCAACGCCCGGTACGTCTGGAGCTTCGGGCACCGCAACCCGCAGGGCCTCGCATGGGATTCCCGCGGCCAGCTGTGGGCCTCGGAGTTCGGCGACGGCAAGCTGGACGAGCTCAACCTGATCCAGAAGGGCGGCAACTTCGGCTGGCCCCAGTGCGAAGGCACCGACGGCTCCTGCGGAGGCACTGTCGCGCCGAAGAAGACCTGGCCGACCAGTTCCGGCGGGCCGAGCGGGATCGAGATCGTCAACGACTGGGTCTACGTCGCGGCCGTCACCAGCGAGCAGCTCTTCGCCACCCACATCAACGCGGCGGGCACCGGCGTCGGCCCGGTGCAGTCGCTGTTCTCCGGCCGCTGGGGCAGGCTCCGCTCGGTCACCAAGACCCCGGACGGTGGCCTGTGGGTCACCTCGACCAACGCGGACAAGAACGGCGGCACGCCGAGCGGGATCGACAACGTGGTGGTGCGGTTGAAGTTCCCCGGTTCCTCGCAGCCGGGAGCGTTCAAGCTGGCCAGTTCCGCGTTCGCCGACAACGCGTCCATCCCGGCCAAGTACACCTGCGCCGGCGACGGCACCGCGGGCCAGGACACCTCCCCGCCGCTGGCGTGGGGTGCCGGGACCACCGGCGCCAAGGGGTACGCCGTCGTCTTCGCCGACGTGGCCAGCAACGGCAACAAACTGCACTGGGCGATCTGGGACGTCCCGGCGTCGGCCACGTCGCTCCCGGAAGGGCTGGGCTCGGGCTTCGCCGTGCCGAACCAGAACGGCGCCAAGCAGAAGGCCATGGGCAGCGGGGCGAACGCGCAGAAGTACTTCGGCCCCTGCCCCGGCGGCTCCAGCCATCCCTACACGTTCACGCTCTACGCGCTGAACACGGCGACGGTGCCGGGCCTTACCTCGTCCTCGACGATGGCGCAGATCGAGACGGCGATCAAGAACGCCTCGACGGCCAACGTCAAACTGCGCGGCAATTCCAACGCCGCGTCCTGA
- a CDS encoding TetR/AcrR family transcriptional regulator — translation MTEARAVGTKGMPREERETQIVRAGTEEFGKNGYAGASMVEIARRVGVTKPLLYQYFGSKDGLYLACLHRAGDRLTEGVAETMAAEGEPPERMPLAVLSAIFETFDNDRYAWKLLRDPTVPSTGEIAGVAVGYRYRLDGFALIGAAQLMRSRGLDDERDIEAIAQVWTGVVDSLISWWIEQPDQDAAAMTERCSRIMRNLFGW, via the coding sequence GTGACAGAAGCAAGGGCCGTCGGCACGAAGGGCATGCCCCGCGAAGAGCGGGAGACGCAGATCGTGCGCGCCGGTACGGAGGAGTTCGGCAAGAACGGGTACGCCGGGGCGTCGATGGTGGAGATCGCCCGCCGGGTCGGTGTCACGAAACCCTTGCTGTACCAGTACTTCGGCTCGAAGGACGGGCTGTATCTCGCCTGCCTGCACCGGGCTGGGGACAGGCTGACCGAAGGGGTCGCCGAGACGATGGCGGCGGAGGGGGAGCCACCGGAGCGGATGCCGCTCGCGGTGCTCTCGGCCATCTTCGAGACGTTCGACAACGACCGGTACGCGTGGAAGCTGCTCCGTGACCCGACGGTGCCGTCGACCGGGGAAATCGCCGGGGTCGCGGTCGGCTACCGCTACCGGCTCGACGGGTTCGCCCTGATCGGCGCGGCCCAGCTGATGCGCTCGCGCGGGCTGGACGACGAACGCGACATCGAGGCGATCGCCCAGGTGTGGACGGGGGTGGTCGATTCGCTGATCAGCTGGTGGATCGAGCAGCCGGATCAGGACGCCGCGGCGATGACCGAGCGGTGTTCGCGGATCATGCGGAATCTGTTCGGCTGGTGA
- the whiA gene encoding DNA-binding protein WhiA, with amino-acid sequence MAMTAAVKDELSRLEITKIGPRRAEVASMLRFAGGLHIVAGRVVVEAELDTGSVARRLRKEIHELYGHQSDVHVISSSGLRKGTRYVVRVVKDGEGLARQTGLIDQRGRPVRGLPAAVVSGGVADAEAAWRGAFLAHGSLTEPGRSSSLEVTCPGPEAALALVGAARRMGIQAKSREVRGADRVVVRDGDAIGALLTRLGAHTSVLAWEERRMRREVRATANRLANFDDANLRRSARAAVAAAARVERALDILGESAPDHLLAAGKLRLSNRQASLEELGQLSDPQMTKDAVAGRIRRLLAMADKKAKEQGIPDTESAVTPDMLEEDEA; translated from the coding sequence ATGGCGATGACCGCCGCCGTGAAGGACGAGCTGAGCCGGCTTGAGATCACCAAGATCGGCCCGCGCCGCGCGGAGGTCGCGTCGATGCTGCGATTCGCGGGCGGGCTGCACATCGTGGCCGGCCGCGTCGTGGTGGAGGCCGAACTCGACACCGGATCGGTGGCGAGGCGGCTGCGCAAGGAGATCCACGAACTGTACGGACACCAGTCCGACGTCCACGTCATCTCTTCCAGCGGGTTGCGCAAGGGCACGCGGTACGTCGTCCGGGTGGTCAAGGACGGTGAGGGCCTCGCCCGGCAAACCGGCCTGATCGACCAGCGCGGCCGTCCGGTGCGCGGACTGCCCGCCGCCGTCGTGTCCGGTGGCGTCGCCGACGCGGAGGCCGCCTGGCGTGGCGCGTTCCTGGCGCACGGTTCGCTCACCGAACCCGGCCGCTCGTCGTCACTCGAAGTCACCTGCCCCGGCCCCGAGGCCGCGCTGGCGCTCGTCGGCGCCGCCCGGCGGATGGGCATCCAGGCCAAGTCGCGCGAGGTCCGCGGCGCGGACCGCGTCGTCGTGCGCGACGGCGACGCCATCGGTGCCCTGCTGACCCGCCTCGGCGCCCACACGAGCGTGCTCGCGTGGGAAGAGCGGCGGATGCGCCGCGAGGTGCGCGCCACCGCGAACCGGCTCGCCAACTTCGACGACGCCAACCTGCGGCGCTCGGCCCGCGCGGCCGTCGCGGCGGCGGCCAGGGTCGAGCGGGCGCTGGACATCCTCGGCGAGTCCGCCCCGGATCACCTGCTCGCCGCGGGCAAACTGCGGCTGTCGAACCGGCAGGCGTCGCTCGAAGAGCTGGGCCAGCTGTCCGACCCGCAGATGACCAAGGACGCCGTCGCCGGCCGCATACGCCGCCTGCTGGCGATGGCCGACAAGAAGGCGAAGGAACAGGGCATCCCGGACACCGAATCCGCCGTGACCCCGGACATGCTGGAAGAAGACGAAGCCTGA
- a CDS encoding sterol desaturase family protein, with translation MADFLAHLSDPVLMATPVFLLFVAIEILALHVLGHDDNVIGYSVKDTRTSMSMGAVAVVINGVFRIAMLFVFAALYELAPVKFSPHDWWTWVLMLLGQEIVFYAYHRASHRVRIMWAGHQVHHSSEHYNFSTALRQKWTPYFQLPFWSILALAGIPPWMILTGLSIDLVYQFFVHTEKIRKLPRWFEYVFNTPSHHRVHHGSDQEYLDANYGGILIIWDRMFGSFVPEGRRPTYGLTKNVESHNLLKVGFHEYGSILRDVRAAGSWRDKLGYVFGPPGWQPAEARAVSV, from the coding sequence GTGGCGGATTTTCTGGCCCATCTGAGTGACCCGGTGCTGATGGCGACACCGGTGTTCCTGCTGTTCGTCGCGATCGAGATCCTCGCGCTGCATGTGCTGGGCCACGACGACAACGTCATCGGCTACAGCGTCAAGGACACCCGGACCAGCATGTCCATGGGCGCGGTGGCGGTCGTGATCAACGGCGTCTTCCGCATCGCGATGCTGTTCGTGTTCGCCGCGCTCTACGAACTGGCGCCGGTGAAGTTCAGCCCGCACGACTGGTGGACCTGGGTCTTGATGCTGCTGGGCCAGGAGATCGTCTTCTACGCCTACCACCGGGCGAGCCACCGCGTCCGGATCATGTGGGCGGGCCACCAGGTGCACCATTCGAGTGAGCACTACAACTTCTCGACGGCGCTGCGGCAGAAGTGGACCCCGTACTTCCAGCTGCCGTTCTGGTCGATCCTGGCCCTCGCCGGCATCCCGCCGTGGATGATCCTCACCGGCCTGTCGATCGACCTCGTCTACCAGTTCTTCGTGCACACCGAGAAGATCCGGAAGCTGCCGCGCTGGTTCGAATACGTGTTCAACACTCCTTCACACCATCGTGTGCACCACGGCAGCGACCAGGAATACCTGGACGCGAACTACGGCGGCATCCTGATCATCTGGGACCGGATGTTCGGCAGCTTCGTCCCCGAGGGCAGGCGGCCGACCTACGGGCTGACCAAGAACGTCGAGTCCCACAACCTGCTCAAGGTCGGCTTCCACGAGTACGGCTCGATCCTGCGTGACGTCCGCGCGGCCGGATCGTGGCGGGACAAACTCGGCTACGTGTTCGGCCCTCCGGGCTGGCAGCCCGCTGAGGCCAGGGCGGTGAGCGTCTAG